A window from Fusobacterium sp. encodes these proteins:
- a CDS encoding hydroxyacid dehydrogenase: MSYKILIPQAVAKEGIELLKSYGFEIKNGSGAKEEDLIKDVVDCDAILLRTAPCTEAVLKAGKKLKIVARHGAGYNNVDLEAAARFGIWVTNAPDSTTNTVAEFVLGAILAISKRIFLMNRKIKEGDFFYKNTHKGMDLIGKKLGIVGFGRIGRRVAQKSFYGLEMEILTYDPYLKKEDCPDYVTICNWENIFEEADIISLHMPLMKENIGCIGIKEFSNMKESAYLINCARGEVINEKELILALNEKLIAGAFIDVFEQEPPENNNPLLSMDNVIVTPHMASNTEECMILMAVQAASEIIKVLSNEKPSWPVNNPIIK; encoded by the coding sequence ATGTCATATAAAATATTGATACCACAAGCAGTGGCAAAAGAAGGAATTGAATTATTAAAAAGTTATGGATTTGAAATAAAAAATGGCTCAGGAGCAAAAGAGGAAGATTTGATAAAAGATGTGGTAGATTGTGATGCAATTTTATTAAGAACAGCTCCTTGTACAGAAGCAGTACTGAAAGCTGGTAAAAAATTAAAAATTGTAGCAAGACATGGTGCTGGTTATAATAATGTTGATTTAGAAGCAGCAGCTAGATTTGGGATATGGGTAACTAATGCCCCAGATTCTACTACTAATACAGTGGCAGAGTTTGTATTGGGGGCTATTCTAGCAATTTCTAAAAGAATATTTTTAATGAATAGAAAAATCAAAGAAGGAGATTTTTTCTATAAAAATACTCATAAAGGAATGGATTTAATTGGAAAAAAATTGGGAATAGTAGGTTTTGGACGTATAGGGAGAAGGGTAGCCCAAAAATCTTTTTATGGATTGGAAATGGAAATTCTTACATATGATCCTTATTTGAAAAAAGAAGATTGTCCTGATTATGTAACTATTTGTAATTGGGAAAACATATTTGAAGAAGCTGATATCATATCTTTACACATGCCGCTTATGAAAGAAAATATAGGTTGTATTGGGATAAAAGAATTTAGTAATATGAAGGAATCTGCTTATCTTATAAACTGTGCTCGTGGTGAAGTAATAAATGAAAAAGAACTTATCTTAGCATTGAATGAAAAATTAATTGCTGGAGCATTTATAGATGTATTTGAACAGGAACCTCCTGAAAATAATAATCCATTGCTTTCAATGGATAATGTAATTGTAACCCCTCATATGGCATCTAACACAGAAGAATGTATGATACTCATGGCAGTACAGGCAGCTTCAGAAATTATAAAAGTTTTGTCAAATGAAAAACCAAGTTGGCCAGTGAATAATCCAATAATAAAATAA